A window of Clostridium sp. Marseille-P299 contains these coding sequences:
- the serS gene encoding serine--tRNA ligase, whose product MLDIKFLRENPEIVKQNIRNKFQDHKLELVDQVIALDLEARNAKQEADTLRANRNAISKQIGGLMAKGQKEEAEELKRQVTKNSERLQELETIESELDEKIKQIMMVIPNIIDPSVPIGKDDSENVEIKRYGEPVVPDFEIPYHAEIMERFNGLDLESARKVAGNGFYYLMGDIARLHSAVISYARDFMIDRGFTYCIPPFMIRSDVVTGVMSFAEMDAMMYKIEGEDLYLIGTSEHSMIGKFIDTILPETSLPQTLTSYSPCFRKEKGAHGIEERGVYRIHQFEKQEMIVVCNPKDSMMWFDKLWQNTVDLFRSLDIPVRTLECCSGDLADLKVKSIDVEAWSPRQQKYFEVGSCSNLGDAQARRLKIRVVGEDGKYFAHTLNNTVVAPPRMLIAFLENNLNADGSVNIPVALQPYMGGKTVIK is encoded by the coding sequence ATGTTAGATATCAAATTTTTAAGAGAAAACCCTGAAATCGTAAAGCAAAATATCAGAAACAAATTTCAAGATCACAAACTGGAATTAGTAGATCAAGTAATCGCACTAGACCTTGAAGCAAGAAATGCAAAACAAGAGGCTGATACTTTAAGAGCTAATAGAAATGCAATTTCAAAGCAAATCGGTGGATTAATGGCAAAAGGCCAAAAAGAAGAAGCGGAAGAATTAAAGAGACAGGTAACAAAAAATTCCGAACGTTTACAAGAACTTGAAACAATTGAATCTGAATTAGATGAAAAAATCAAACAAATCATGATGGTTATTCCAAACATCATTGACCCTAGTGTACCTATTGGTAAAGATGACAGCGAAAACGTTGAAATCAAACGCTATGGTGAACCAGTGGTTCCTGATTTTGAAATTCCATACCATGCTGAAATTATGGAAAGATTCAATGGACTTGATTTAGAAAGTGCTCGTAAAGTTGCTGGTAACGGATTTTATTATTTAATGGGAGACATCGCAAGATTGCACTCCGCTGTAATTTCTTATGCAAGAGATTTCATGATTGATCGTGGATTTACTTATTGTATTCCTCCATTTATGATTCGTAGCGACGTTGTTACTGGCGTTATGAGTTTCGCAGAAATGGATGCAATGATGTACAAAATCGAGGGTGAAGATTTATACTTAATTGGTACAAGTGAGCATTCTATGATTGGTAAATTCATCGATACCATTTTACCAGAGACATCTCTTCCTCAAACTTTAACTAGCTATTCTCCTTGCTTTAGAAAAGAAAAAGGTGCACACGGAATTGAAGAACGTGGTGTTTACCGTATCCACCAATTTGAAAAGCAAGAAATGATTGTTGTATGTAATCCAAAAGATAGCATGATGTGGTTTGATAAGTTATGGCAAAATACTGTAGATTTATTCCGTTCTCTTGATATTCCAGTAAGAACTTTAGAGTGTTGTTCTGGTGATCTTGCAGACTTAAAAGTAAAATCCATCGACGTAGAAGCTTGGTCTCCAAGACAACAAAAGTATTTCGAAGTTGGTAGCTGCTCTAACTTAGGCGATGCTCAGGCTCGTCGTTTAAAGATTCGTGTTGTTGGTGAAGATGGTAAATACTTTGCTCATACATTAAACAATACAGTAGTTGCACCTCCTAGAATGTTAATTGCATTCTTAGAAAATAACTTAAATGCAGATGGTTCTGTTAATATTCCAGTAGCATTACAACCATATATGGGCGGTAAAACTGTAATTAAATAA
- a CDS encoding YcdB/YcdC domain-containing protein, which produces MKRKRCVPVLLLSSLLITSVPTRSLAAVSTTDNVKTEVATKAVKEEASEVSNSEGPTEKALTNVLTEVKKKITIPKAYGNFSYYYRAANSYYNEEWHFEWMREDGEGSIYITSDSSGNIKSYYIYYDTDKKVPSYLKAELQSKADSFIKQVASNISSKLKFVNSYYSRGRNGVYYYNYIRVEQGIPMPSQQVQVGIDISTGEVISYDNSSWNYTVSIPNKNVKLSKEEAVSKLSGQISMNLVYHNRYTTDSNDNMTVKAYLVYEPSTSYIAVDASSGKIYTTLNEWKDEAKEASNAATAYDKATGSADGGLTEAEIKKIAEINGLISKTKAIETITKNKSLYVDSAKVVSTASLRETTINNGNKEVKKYVWNIQLSEPNTDGNENEYYRTYTSATVDAKTGEIISFYANVKEYYDYEGSNKEIKNVKYSKEQSQEILENFIKTQNKDRFLKSKLSSSSDQYVINVVEGKEVYGGYSFNYNRVNEGIVYTENQINGSVDGVTGKVTSYGYYWNDAMEFESPKGVITPKQAYEYYMDFDGFELVYELNTISTQKSMAQEARLVYRTEISPNYVSPFTGKQVHYDGSEYVKKDSNNSYEDIKDHKYYRSIQLFIDMGAVIEGNKFNPDQAITKNELQQMVEPLTYVSKENKLTGTSNITRQEAALYSIKLLDLNSLANINGIYKTGFVDEAEIGSSYLGAVALAKGLGILSADVSNHFYPTAYLTRAEAADMIIKMLAANR; this is translated from the coding sequence ATGAAAAGAAAACGTTGTGTACCTGTCTTATTATTATCTAGTTTGCTTATTACATCTGTGCCGACAAGATCATTAGCCGCTGTTTCAACAACGGATAATGTAAAGACAGAGGTAGCTACCAAAGCAGTTAAGGAAGAAGCATCAGAGGTTTCAAATTCTGAAGGTCCAACAGAGAAAGCTTTAACCAATGTACTTACAGAAGTAAAAAAGAAAATTACAATTCCAAAAGCCTATGGGAATTTTAGTTATTACTACAGAGCAGCAAATAGCTATTATAACGAAGAATGGCATTTTGAATGGATGAGAGAAGATGGAGAAGGAAGTATTTATATTACAAGTGATTCTTCTGGAAATATAAAGTCTTACTACATTTACTATGATACAGATAAAAAAGTTCCTAGCTATTTGAAAGCTGAGTTGCAATCCAAAGCAGATTCATTTATTAAGCAGGTGGCATCGAATATTTCAAGTAAACTTAAATTTGTAAATTCTTATTATAGTAGAGGGCGTAATGGAGTTTATTACTATAACTATATCCGAGTAGAGCAAGGGATTCCAATGCCATCACAACAAGTGCAAGTTGGAATTGATATCTCAACAGGAGAGGTTATTAGTTATGATAATAGTAGTTGGAATTATACGGTTAGCATACCTAATAAAAATGTAAAATTATCAAAAGAAGAAGCAGTAAGTAAGCTATCGGGACAAATCTCTATGAACTTGGTATATCATAATCGATATACGACGGATTCCAATGATAATATGACAGTAAAAGCATATCTGGTATATGAACCATCCACATCTTATATCGCAGTTGATGCAAGTAGCGGAAAGATATATACAACATTAAATGAATGGAAAGATGAAGCGAAGGAAGCATCAAATGCAGCAACTGCCTATGATAAAGCTACTGGTTCGGCAGATGGAGGGTTAACTGAAGCTGAAATTAAAAAAATCGCTGAAATCAATGGATTGATTTCAAAAACAAAAGCAATCGAGACGATTACTAAAAATAAAAGTTTATATGTGGATTCTGCAAAAGTTGTTTCAACTGCAAGTTTGAGAGAAACTACAATTAATAATGGGAATAAGGAAGTAAAAAAATACGTTTGGAATATTCAATTATCAGAACCAAACACCGATGGTAATGAGAATGAGTATTATCGTACGTATACAAGTGCCACAGTGGATGCTAAAACAGGTGAAATTATATCCTTTTATGCAAATGTGAAAGAGTATTATGATTACGAGGGAAGCAATAAAGAAATTAAAAATGTGAAGTATTCAAAAGAGCAGAGTCAAGAGATTTTAGAGAACTTTATAAAGACTCAAAATAAAGATCGTTTTTTAAAATCAAAACTTTCATCTTCAAGCGATCAATATGTGATAAATGTTGTAGAGGGTAAAGAAGTATATGGTGGTTATTCATTTAATTATAATAGAGTGAATGAGGGAATTGTATATACAGAAAATCAGATCAATGGTTCTGTGGATGGAGTTACAGGTAAGGTGACTTCTTACGGATACTATTGGAATGATGCAATGGAATTTGAATCTCCAAAGGGTGTTATTACACCAAAGCAGGCGTATGAATATTATATGGATTTCGATGGTTTTGAATTGGTATATGAATTAAATACAATTTCAACACAAAAGTCCATGGCACAAGAAGCAAGACTTGTTTATCGTACTGAAATATCTCCAAATTATGTTTCTCCATTTACAGGTAAGCAAGTTCATTATGATGGTTCAGAATATGTAAAGAAAGATAGCAACAATAGTTATGAGGATATTAAGGACCACAAATATTATCGTAGTATTCAGTTATTTATTGATATGGGGGCGGTAATAGAGGGGAATAAATTTAACCCTGATCAGGCCATTACGAAAAATGAACTGCAACAAATGGTTGAGCCATTGACTTATGTTAGTAAGGAAAATAAACTTACAGGCACAAGTAATATCACAAGACAAGAAGCTGCCCTATATTCAATTAAATTGTTGGATTTGAACTCACTGGCTAATATTAATGGCATCTACAAAACTGGATTTGTAGATGAGGCTGAAATAGGTAGTTCTTATCTTGGAGCAGTTGCACTTGCAAAAGGACTTGGTATATTAAGTGCAGATGTTAGCAATCATTTTTATCCGACTGCTTATTTAACAAGAGCTGAGGCAGCAGATATGATTATAAAGATGTTAGCAGCAAATCGATGA
- a CDS encoding LacI family DNA-binding transcriptional regulator gives MEEITIKDIARMCGVGISTVSRAINNHPDINKETKEMIMAKIKEHNYIPNNSARNLKRSDSKAIAVLVKGISNPFFSSMIRIMEEEIQKKKYSLVLYHVESYEDEVDVAFELVKEKRLRGIVFLGGYFSHTEEKLSNLKVPFILSTIGINPENISKKTYSSVSVDDVSESYKMVDYLCKLGHKKIATITASNTDMSIGKLRLEGYKRALKDNNIPLNQDLIRIMKEDIEEYSLKNGYEVTKELIQSGTDFTAIYAISDSLAIGACRAIFDAGKRIPEDYSVVGFDGIDMTWYYAPTITTLVQPVEAMALETIHILFDVIKDNTKHQHKVFSGELRIGQSTAEAKR, from the coding sequence ATGGAAGAAATAACAATTAAAGATATTGCCAGAATGTGTGGAGTGGGAATAAGTACGGTTTCACGTGCAATCAATAATCACCCAGATATTAATAAAGAAACTAAGGAAATGATTATGGCTAAAATAAAAGAACATAATTATATTCCAAACAATAGTGCTAGAAATTTAAAACGTTCAGATTCAAAAGCAATTGCTGTTTTAGTTAAGGGAATATCAAACCCTTTTTTTAGTAGCATGATAAGAATTATGGAAGAGGAAATCCAGAAAAAGAAGTACTCACTTGTACTTTACCATGTTGAATCATATGAAGATGAAGTAGATGTAGCTTTTGAACTTGTAAAAGAAAAAAGATTACGGGGAATCGTATTTCTTGGAGGTTATTTTTCACATACAGAAGAAAAATTAAGTAATTTAAAAGTTCCGTTTATTCTAAGTACCATAGGTATTAATCCAGAAAATATAAGTAAAAAGACGTATTCGTCGGTTTCTGTGGATGACGTTTCAGAGAGCTATAAGATGGTTGATTATTTATGTAAACTTGGACATAAAAAGATTGCTACGATTACTGCATCGAATACGGATATGAGTATAGGAAAATTGAGATTAGAAGGCTATAAGCGTGCCTTAAAAGATAACAATATACCTTTGAATCAAGATTTGATACGAATTATGAAAGAGGATATAGAAGAATACTCTTTGAAAAATGGTTATGAAGTTACCAAAGAATTAATTCAGTCAGGAACTGATTTTACTGCGATTTACGCAATATCAGATAGTTTAGCAATAGGAGCTTGTAGGGCAATCTTTGATGCTGGTAAAAGAATCCCAGAGGATTATTCTGTAGTTGGATTTGATGGCATCGATATGACTTGGTATTATGCACCTACAATTACTACATTAGTTCAGCCCGTAGAGGCAATGGCACTTGAGACAATACATATTTTATTTGATGTGATAAAAGATAATACAAAACATCAACATAAGGTATTTTCTGGTGAATTAAGAATCGGTCAGTCTACGGCTGAGGCTAAAAGATAA
- a CDS encoding class I SAM-dependent methyltransferase: MKNTEKFTGKAAAYSMYRPNYPKAYINYLIQSNSLNLKSIIADIGSGTGILTQQLLDKGFQVHAVEPNDNMRITAEHNLNNYPNFISHNASAEHTDLPKNSIDLITVAQAFHWFDKTLFKSEAKRILKSNANVSLVFNNRILSDPLVMENAKICKTYCPTFQGFSNGIFNDKESFQKILQEFYNDEFEYREFEHPTPFTLDGFIGRNLSSSFSIHPDDKNYTNFIDALTELFHKYSKDGVLMMPNLTISYMGRI, encoded by the coding sequence ATGAAAAACACAGAGAAATTTACTGGCAAAGCTGCTGCTTATTCTATGTATCGACCAAATTATCCAAAGGCCTATATTAATTATCTTATTCAATCCAATTCATTAAATTTAAAAAGTATTATTGCTGATATCGGCTCTGGAACAGGCATCTTAACACAGCAGTTACTGGATAAAGGATTCCAAGTACATGCAGTGGAACCAAATGATAATATGAGAATAACAGCTGAACATAATTTAAATAATTATCCTAACTTTATCTCACATAATGCAAGTGCAGAACATACTGACTTACCAAAAAATAGCATCGACTTAATTACTGTAGCTCAAGCTTTCCATTGGTTTGATAAAACTTTATTTAAATCCGAGGCAAAACGAATCTTAAAAAGTAATGCAAATGTATCGTTGGTTTTTAATAATAGAATTTTATCTGACCCTCTAGTTATGGAAAATGCTAAGATATGCAAAACGTATTGCCCCACCTTTCAAGGTTTTAGTAATGGAATTTTTAATGATAAGGAAAGTTTTCAAAAAATTCTTCAGGAATTTTATAACGATGAATTCGAATATAGAGAATTTGAACATCCGACTCCATTTACATTAGATGGATTTATCGGTCGTAACTTATCCTCTTCATTTTCAATTCACCCAGATGATAAAAACTATACGAATTTTATAGATGCTCTAACTGAATTATTTCATAAATATAGTAAAGATGGTGTTCTTATGATGCCAAATCTTACGATAAGTTATATGGGCAGAATATAG